The window AAGAAGTCTTGCAAGCCAAGGAAAAGGAAAAGACGGCGTATCACGAAGCGGGTCACACGATTCTCGCGTGGGTACTGCCCGGCGCGCATCGCGTTCACAAAGTGACGATTGTTCCTCGCGGTCAAACGCTCGGCACGACGCAAATGCTGCCGTCCGAGGAGCGGATGAGCATGAGCGAAAGCGAACTCCGCGATCAGTTGGTCGTGCTACTCGCCGGTCGGGCTGCCGAACTGATTATGTACGGCGAAGGAACGATCGGTGCGCAGAACGACCTCGAGCGGGCCACGGCCATCGCTCGGCGAATGGTCACCAGTTGGGGCATGAGCAAGCAGATCGGGCCGGTCGCTTTCAAAATGAGCGATGATGATCCGTTCCTCGGCCGCGAAATGCACCAGCAGCGGACCTTCAGCGAACACACGATGGAGCGAATCGACGAAGAGATCGGCCGCATCCTGCGCGAAGCCGCCGAACGGGCCAACAAAATCCTCACCGACAACCGCGAGAAGCTCGACAAGCTCTCGTTCCGGCTGATCGAAAAGGAAGAGCTCGACGACGAAGACATCACGCTCGTCCTCGGCCCCTCGGTGCAATCGCGCAGCGGTTCGCCCGATCGGCAAACGGTCGAAGTGCCGCGGAATACGCCGTAATGGGCTACTACGTCCGGGCGTTTTGCAAAGCGTCGCAGCTCCCCTCGCCAGCTGTGCTTACGGAATGGCTGGCCGGGCGCGCGCCCGAAGTGCACTTGGATGTGGAAGATCCCGCCGCATCCGATTGGTCGCATTTGGAGTTGGTCTACCATCCTGATCGCCAGCCGATCGTGGTGGAGTTGAGTGGCGATGAGATGGTGAGCGACGAAGTCGAAGAGTTCATCGAACTCATCGGCAAGCCGGGAAAATCAGCGCACAAACGCCACGTCCTCGACCATCTTGCCCAAACCAAAATGGTCGTCGCCTGCCAACTACTCGGCGACATCGACGATGCTGGCTACGAAGCTAACTATCAGTTCCTGAGCTACTTCGTCGAACACTGCGACGCTCTGATCCAAGCCGACGGCGAAGGCTTTTACGACGGCGATAAGGTGATCGTTCGGATCGATTGAGATGCCGCGGCGAGCTAGTTACTCGCCAGCGCATCACTCTGCTTCACGAACGCATCGCCGTGCCATTCGGTGTCCTTCGTGACCACACCGCTGGTCTTCGCCTTGGCAGCGGCGCGGGCTTCAGCTTGCCGCTTTACCAGGTCTGAGTGAGTCGTGAAGTACTGCAGGCTGTGCCCCTTGAAGTCGCTGATCGTTTCAAACTTGTGCTTGTCCATGAAGGCCAGCAAGTCGTCCTTCATCTTCTTCACGCAGTCGTAACCGACCTTCATCACGCCGGTACAAACCTGCACCGTGTCGGCGCCAAGGAGAATGAACTGGGCTGCATCCGCGCCGGTTTCGATTCCACCGATGCCGCTCAGGCTGCGATCGGGATAGTGCGCGCGAATCGCTTCGGCGCATTCCTTCACCATCCGCAGCGCGATCGGTTTCACGGCTACACAGCTATAACCGCCGGGCGTGCTGTACCCTTCCACACACGGTTCAGGCCGTAGCGTGTCGAGATCGACGCTCGTCACGGACAAAATTGTGTTGATCGCGCTTACTCCCTGGCAACCGCCGCGGAGAGCTGCGATGGCGGTTTCGTCGATGTGCGTGATATTCGGCGTGAGCTTGGCCCAGACGGGAATTTTCGCGACGCTCATCACCCAGCGACAAACTTCTTCCATCAGCGCACAATCCTGGCCCATCGCGGAGCCCATTTTGCGCTCGGGCAATCCGTGCGGGCATGAGAAGTTGAGTTCGAACGCAGCCACGCCAGTGGCTTGCACGCGCTCGACGATTTCGCACCAACGGTCCTTGTTGTATTCCTCCATGATCGAAGCAATGACGCAGCCGTCGGGATACTTATCTTTCAGGCGTTTGAACTCGTCGATCCAAACGTCGAACGACCTATCAGAAATCAGTTCGATATTCTGCCAACCGATAATTTGACCACTATCGGATCGCAGGCGGGCATACCGCGGCTGGACGTTGATGACCTTCGAGGCATCGAGCGAGATCGTCTTGGCGATCACCGCGCCCCAGCCTTCGTCAAACGCTTTGCCGATGACGTTGCCGTTCGTACCCGGCGGTCCGCTGCCGATCACAAAGGGGTTGGGGAGTTTCAAACCATCGACGGTGGTGGCGAGCGTAGGCATGACGATCAACGCGCGAGCGCGTTACCTCTCTTCAAGATCGGCGGCGACGCTCGGATGACCGAGCATCAGCAGCCAGTACAACACAAAACCAAGCCCAAACGTGACAAACCAAGCGTATTGATAAATTACCTTGAGAAATTCCGGCGGAGCGATTTTTCCGTGGGTCGCCGCATGCAGAAATCCCGGCAAGCAAGGCGCAATCCCGAGAACCAACGCGGCAATTGCCCGCCAATTCACACCGCCGGAAAAAGAGTATCTGCCTTTGGGTTCGAAGAGTTCTTTCAAATTCAGTTGCTGTCGTCGCAGCACCCAGTAATCGCAAATCATGATCCCGCCGATCGCTCCCATCAGGCCGGAGTAACCCACCAGCCACACGCCGATGAAATAATCTCCCATCAACTTCCACGGCATCATCAGCATGCCGATGACAGCTGTGATCAGGCCGCCCGTCATATAGCTGATGAGTCGCGGATTGAGATTGGAAAAATCGTTGCTCGGTGAAACCACGTTCGCGGCTAGATTGGTCGTCAGCTGCGCGAGAAAGATAATCAGCGTGGCGAAGAGGACGATGGCGATGCTGTTGAACTTCGCCATGAGATCGACGGGGCTCGGAATCGGATAGCCGTAAATGATGACCGTCGCGCTCGTCACCGCGATGCCGATAAAGGCGAACAGCGTCATCGTCGTCGGCAAGCCAAGTGCCTGGCCGAGCATCTGTGATTTTTGCGAACGAGCATAGCGCGTAAAGTCGGGAATGTTCGTGGAGAGTGTGGCCCAATAGCCCACCGCACCGGTTAATGACAGCGGAAAGATCGCCCAGAAGTTGTGTTGCTCTTTTTGCAGCTTCACTGAGCCTTCAAGGACGGGGCCGATGCCACCTGCTTTCCACACGCACCAACCGAGCAGCGCCAATCCGCCGATGAGCAATAGCGGCGAGCCCCAACTTTCCAGATGCTTGATTTGCTCGAGGCCCGCGATGATGAAATAAACTTCCACGCCCCAAAACAGCAGCAGCGCCAGCCAAGTATGCAGCTGCAGACCGATGAGCTCCGTCGTCAGTGTTTTCCAGCCGGGAAACATCATGCCGATGAGGACGTCCATGGCTTCGCCGCCGATCCAGGTTTGAATGCCGAACCAGCCGCAAGCGACAATGGCCCGCAGCATGGCTGGAACATTCGCGCCGACGGTGCCGAACGACGAACGGAGCAAAACCGGAAACGACACGCCGTACTTCGTCCCCGCGTGCGCATTGAGGCACATCGGAATCAGCACGATCGTGTTGCCGAGCAGAATAGTGATCAGCGCCTGCCACCAGGTCATCCCCGCGCTGATCATGCCGCCGGCCAGTTGATAGGTGGTGATGACCACGCTCATGCCGATCCACAGCGCGGCGATGTGCCAGGTGCTCCAGGTGCGCTGAGCCAGCGTCGTCGGCGCGAGATCGGCGTTCCACAGCGGCGAATGCGAAACGTCTTCGTGCAGTTCGACAAAATCAGCGTGGTGAATCGTGGGCGCAGCTGCCGTGGTCGTGGTTGATTTCATGCTTCCATTTTTACGTAAGGTGGGTCGAGCGGTACTCCACGAGGCCCACCATGAACTACATCTGAGCGCAAGGGCCACGGCGGATAAACCGACCATCACCGGCCCGCCCCGTGTACTTGCCGTGATCGACAATCACCTTGCCGCGAGAGAGAACAACGTCGGGATTTCCCTTGATTTTCCACCCTTCGAACAAGCTGTAGTCGCAATTCATGTGGTGCGTCTTCGCGCTCAGCGTCCTCTCGACGTTCGGATCGAAGAGGACAATGTCCGCATCGCTGCCGACAGCGATCGTTCCCTTCTTGGGGAACATGCCGAACATTTTTGCGCTGGCGGTCGAAGTGATTTCGACCCATTTGTTCAAACTGAAGCCGCGTTTCATCGCGCCGTCGTACACGAGCGACAAACGATCTTCGACGCCGGGCCCGCCGTTGGGGATCTTCGTGAAATCGCCACGGCCTAGTTCTTTTTGACCTTTGAAATTGAACGGACAATGGTCGGTCGACACTTCCTGCAAATAGCCGAGCTTGAGCCCCTTCCATAGTGGCTCGATGTTTTCGCGGCCGACAAGTGGAGGCGTGAAGACGTACTTGGCCCCTTCGAAGTCCGGCTTGTCGTAATACGTCTCATCGAGAAACAAATACTGCGTACAGGTTTCGCCGTACGCCGGAAAGCCTTCGTCGCGCGAGCGCTGCAGTTCTTTCATCGCCGCTTCGCAGCTCACATGCACGATGAAAACTGGTGCCTTCGCTACTTCGGCCACACGCACCGCGCGAGCCACGCCATCGGCTTGCATGCTCGGCGGCCGCGACTGCGCGTGATACTTCGGCTCGACTTTGCCTTCGGCAAGCAGATTGTTAATCAGTTGCGTGATCGCATCGCCGTTCTCAGCATGCACGAGGGTCATGCCGCCAGCTTCGCCTGCAGACTGCATGACGCGGAACATCGTCTGATCGTCGATCATGAAGACGCCGGGATACGCCATGAAGAGTTTGAACGTGGTGATGCCGGCGTCGATGATCTTTTTGAATTCGGGTTTGTGCCGGGACTCGTACTCGGTGATGGCCAGGTGATAGCTATAGTCGATCGCGCACTTTCCTTCGCTCTTGGCATTCCAATCGTCGATCGTCTCGGCGAACGTTTTGCCATGATATTGAATGGCGAAATCGATAATCGATGTCGTACCACCAAACGCCGCGGCCCGCGTGCCACTTTCAAAATCATCGCTCGACACGGTGCCGCCAAACGGCAACTGCATGTGAACGTGCGGATCGATGCTGCCCGGAATGACGAGCTTGCCCGTCGCATCGATCGTCTTATCGGCGGGCACCGGCAAATTCTTGCCGATCATGCTGACCGTTTCGCCGTCGATCAGCACATCGGCAAAGTAGTCGTCGGTGGCGGTGATGATCCGGCCGTTTTTAATGAGTGTTTTCATGGTATCTCCAGGTAGCCCGACGCGTTAGCGAGGAAGCGGCGGGTACCAACTCGGATTCTTAACTCCACTTGCTCAATTCCTCGCTTACGCGTCGGGCTACCTTTTCAACCCTTCGCCGCTACGGTCAAACCTGCATCGATCGCCTCGACCAGTTCATCCACCTGCGACTTCCCCGCGTTCAGCATCAAACCAGTGCGAATGACGTTGCCATACACGCCGCCCTTGCCGAGCAGTACGCCCCGCTTCTTGCACTCTTCGAACACCGCGATGACCGCTTGCGGCGCGGGGGTCTTCGTCTTGCGATCCAAAACAAGTTCCAGCGCCTGCATCATGCCGAGGCCGCGAGCGTCGCCGATCAGCGGATGCTTTTCCTTCAGCTCTTTGAATCGTTCACCGAGATAAGCGCCGGTGACTTTGCAATTCTCGAGCAGGTTGTTGTCCTCAATAACGGACAGCGTCGCGCGACAAGCTTCCATCGAAACCGGATTGCCGCCGAACGTCGCGAACGTGATACCGGGGAATTTATCGGCAACAGCAGGCGTGGCGATGGTCATGGCGACCGGCGCACCGTTGCCCATCCCTTTCGCGCTACACATGATGTCGGGCTTCGCGTTCCAGTGTTCGATGCCCCACCAGTGCTGACCGGTGCGGCCCCACGCCGTTTGCACTTCGTCGGCGATGAACAGCCCGCCGTACTTTTTCGCGATGGCAGTGGCTCGTTCAAAATATCCCGGCGGCGGCACGATGAAACCGCCCGAGCCGATGATCGTCTCGGCCATGAAGGCCGCGATCTCGCCGCAGGTTTCCGTTTGAATCAGCTCTTCGATGTCGTTCGCACATTCGAGGCTGCAGTTGCTGTTGTCCTTCGCACCGAACGGACAGCGATAACAGTACGGCGCGTGAGCGTGCTTGATCCCCGCGACCGGCAGCGGAATTTTCTTCCAGCCGCTCTGCCCGCAACCGGCCAGCGTTTGCAAACTGCGGCCCGAATAGCTGTGCCGCAGCGTGATGATGTCGAGCCGGCCGGTCGCCGTGCGGGCGGCGTTCATCGCCGTTTCGTTGGCTTCGGTACCGCTGCTGGTGAAGAACGTTTTCTTCAAGTCGGCTGGTGCGATCGAGGCCAGCTTTTCGGCCAGGTTCGACTGCGGCGCGCTTGCATACAGGGTCGACGTGTGGCTTATTTGTTTCACCTGATTGACGATGGCTTCGACCACCTTCGGGTTGGCATGGCCGACGCTCACCGTCAGCACGCCGCCGAACGCATCGAGGTAACGTTTGCCGGTGCTATCCCAGACGTAGTTCCCTTCACCACGCACGAGCTCAATCGGCTCCTGGTAGTACATGGCCACGGCGGGAAAGAGAAACTCGCGGTGCTTGCGGACGGCGTCGCTCATAGCGGCTCGCTTCAAAGCGGTCTTAGGAGGCGGCCGAGAATTTTGTTCGCAAACATCGTCAAGGTGTTCGACCAACACCAGAGGAGAAGTGACGACTGGATTCGCGCGAGCGCCTCCCTGTTGGCGCCACTCCACGAGGTTTAACATAACTACAGCCAATTCAAATTTAAAGGGCCTTCTCATGTCAACTGCCGCGCCCCCTGCTGCTCCTCCGACCATCCCCATTCTTTCCGGCGGCAAGTGGACGCAGTCGAAGTCGACGCGGACCTCCGACGTCTTCAATCCCTCGACGGGACAGGTCATCGCGAAGGTGCCGTTGTGCTCGAAGAGCGAAGCCGACGATGTGGTAAAAGCAGCCGCCGATGCCGGACCGGCCTGGGCAGCGACACCGGTGGTCGAACGTGCTCGAGTGTTATTCAAATTTCGTGAACTGCTGATGCAGCGGTTCGATGAAGTCGCGCGGCTGGTGACGCGCGAACATGGCAAGACTTTGGCCGAGGCGCGGGCCAGTGTGCAACGCGGCGTCGAGGTCGTCGAGTTCGCCTGCGGCATTCCGAGCTTGCTGATGGGACAGACGCTGCCTGATGTCGCGCGCAACGTCGATTGCGAAACAGTGCGCCACCCGCTCGGCGTGTGCGTCGGCATCACGCCGTTCAATTTTCCCGCCATGGTGCCGATGTGGATGTTTCCCGTCGCCATCTGCTGCGGCAACACGTTTGTCTTGAAGCCGAGCGAAAAAGTGCCGCTGTCGGCAAATTTCATGGGGGAGCTGCTGACGGAAGCCGGTTTGCCGCCGGGTGTGTTCAACATCGTGCATGGCGACAAAGAAGTCGTCGATGCGCTGCTGACGCATGAGCTCGTCCGCGCGGTTTCGTTTGTTGGTTCGACAGGTATCGCGAAGTACGTTTATGAAATGGGAACGAAGCACGGCAAACGCGTGCAATCGGCCGGCGGCGCCAAGAATCATCTCATCATCATGCCCGACGCCGATCTCGACCAGGCCGTTGCCGCGCTGCAAGCATCGGCCTTCGGCTGCGCCGGTGAACGTTGCATGGCCGGTTCGATTGCGGTTCCCGTTGGTGACGTTGCGGGCCGGTTTGTCGATCGCCTCTGCGAAAAAGCCAGCAAGATGACAGTTGGCCCGACTGACACTGGCGCCGAGGTCGACATGGGGCCGCTGATCACGGCAGCCCATCGCGACCGGGTGGCTGGTTATCTCGATGTCGCGCAAAAAGAAGGAGCGACCGTCGCGCTCGACGGTCGCAAAGATCTGCCGACGAGTGGCTTTTTTGTGCGGCCTTCCGTCGTCGACATGGTTCAGCCCGAGATGCAACTGGCTCGCGACGAAATATTTGGACCGGTACTTTCCGTCGTCCGCGCGAACTCGCTCGAACAAGCGCTGGCCGTCGGCAAGAAATGTCCCTTCGGCAATGGCGCGTCGATTTTCACGAATAGTGGTTACGCTGCGCGGCAGTTCAAGCAGCATTTCAATGCCGGCATGATCGGCATCAACGTCGGCGTCCCTGCGCCGATGGCTTGGTTTCCGTTCACCGGTTGGAATCAATCCTTCTTCGGCGACCTGCATGTACAAGGGCTTGAGGGGATTCAGTTTTATACGCAAGGGAAGACCATCACGACGCGGTGGTTTGCGACCGCAGCGGAGTCGCATGCCGATCCGATTTGGCGATCAAAGTGATGTTCCGCCCCAGTCGTCGATTCGCTCCGCGATCGATGAGTGGACTCTACGGCGTAACCGAAGCCGGGTCTGATTCAATTCCACCTCCATTCATCGATCGCGGAGCGAATCGACGACTATCATGCTCAACCCCGCTCGCACCGTCGTTGAACTCAAAGAACTCCGCGCACTGACTGGTGATGAAAACGGCGCGCAGCGCGTGGCATTCACCGAGACTTGGGTCAAAGCGCGAAATTGGTTTAAAGAGAAGCTGAAGGAATTGCCCGTTGAGGTGCATCAAGATGCAGCGGGTAATCTCTGGGCGACGCTGAAAGGCAAATCGTCGAAGGAATTATTGATCGGGGGCCATATCGATTCGGTGCCGAACGGCGGTTGGCTCGATGGTTGTTTGAATGTCGTCGCCGGACTCGAAGTGCTGCGGCGGATTGCTGCCGAAGGCGTGCCGCCGGTGACGATTCGCCTGGTCGATTGGTGCGATGAAGAAGGAGCGAGATTCGGCCGCAGCTTGTTCGGCTCTAGTGCAGCGAGTGGTGCTCTCGTGCCCGATGACGTTCGCAATCTAACCGATCGGCAAGGTGTGAAGCTCGTCGATGCGGTCGCGCCGCATGGCATCGATCTCGATCGCGCGCTCGATGCCCAACAGGAACTGAAGAACGCCGCCGCTTATCTGGAACTCCACATCGAACAAGGTCCGGTCCTTGAAAGCCTCGACCTGCCGATGGGCGTCGTCCTTGGCACGTTCGGCGTCGAGCGGCACACCATTACCTTCAAGGGCCAGGCCGCGCACTCCGGTTCCACGCCGATGACGCATCGGCGCGATGCGCTCGGTGGCGTTTCGAAACTGCATCTGGCGATTCGTGAGATTGCCATCGAGCACGGCGGCGTGTGTACGGTCGGCAAAGTAACCACCGAACCAGGCATCGTGACGGCCGTTGTCGGCGAAGCGACGATGACGCTCGATCAGCGGCATCTGGATGCGGCTGCGCTTGAAAAGATGTATGTCGCAGCCAAGGCAGCCAGCGAGCGAATCGCCCAGGATGAGAAAATCGAAGTCAACTGGAAAACACTGTGGCGGATTCAGCCGTTTCCGTTTCATCCTCGCTTGATTGAGCTGTGCGACGCGGCGATCCAAGAAACTTGCGGCACGGTCCATCGCCTGCCGAGCGGGCCGCTGCACGATGCTGCGGAAGTCTGCCGCGCCGGCGTGCCGACGATCATGCTCTTCGTGCAAAGCCTTCGCGGCATCAGCCACAACAAAATCGAAGACACCCGCGAAGAGCATCTCGAACTATCGGTCGCGGCCCTCGACCGGCTGGCAACGAAAACGATCGCCTGGCTCAGCCAGTGAGCGATCGACGTACACTCCAGCAATAATGTCTAGCAACAATCCACAACTCGTGGATAAACTGTTGGGAGTCGGCCACCGCTCTTTCTCTTCTCGCCTGCATTCTCAGGGCAGATTTTCGGAGGCATCGCATGTCGGTCGTCACAGCATTTCAATCTGATTTGCGTTTACGCATCTCGCTCCAATTGCTGCTGGCCGTGTTCTTCGCCAGCGAGTTCGGAGTTAAATTCGCGGTCGCCCAAGTTGCTGATCCGTTTGTTCCAGCACCGGCAGCTCCTTCTGCTGCGGCGCTGCGCGCTTTGAATCCGCCGCCTGTGTGGCGAGGAAAAATCCCGCGGACTAAACCAGCGTTGGAAGTAAAGTCTCTGGATTTAAGTGACTCCGATTTCAGGGACCTATGGGAGCTCGCTGACTTTCCCAATCTGACAGACCTGTACTTGCGGAAGGCAGAGTTGCAGAGTCTCGCAGGAATTGAGCAATTCAAGCACTTAAGGCACCTCGTCATCGACGAGACCGCCATTGAGGACATTGGGCCTCTCCGCGCTTGCCGAGAACTGCAATCACTCCACATGCAAAAGTGTCCGGTTCGTGACCTTTCTGTTCTCTCCGGGCTGAAGCTGACGTTTCTCGACATTGACAACTCCGATGCTGTAGAACTGCCGACGATCGAAACTCTTGGAGCAATCTCATTTAATAACACGAAAGTTGCTGATCTTACGCCAGTGTCAATGTCCACGAACTTGACGATGGTCACTGGAAAAAATTCGCGAGTGTCTGACCTTTCGCCACTGTCGAAGTGCACCAAGATCGATTGGCTGGATCTAGGATCTACGTCGGTTTCCGACATCTCTCCAGCGGCCAATTTTCGCAATCTGAAGCATTTGTATCTAGAACATACGCCCGTGGGGAGTTTGGATCCGCTCACAAAAACCACCAAGCTGACCGACGTCGATATTTCCGCGACAAAAGTAGTCGACTTGACGCCGTTGGCGGGGCATCGCTCACTGCGAATATTCGTGATGAACGATACGGGCATCAGTGACCTCACGCCGCTCAAAAACTGCAAAGGAATGTCGTTGTTCAACTGTAGCCGAACAGCTGTTTCTGACATTTCTGTCTTCGCGAATTTTCGCAGTTTGAGGCTCTTTCGTTTTGAGGGCAAAGACCGCGAGAAACCTCCCACCATCAGCTTAAAACCACTTTCTTCCTGTACGTACCTCACTGAACTCCAGCTCTGTAAGGCCGTGGTCTATGACACGGAGCCGCTCGCGAAATGCGAGTATTTGAGGAGTCTGGGTTTCGAAGACGTCCCTATTAAGAACCTGGTTCCCCTGGCCAAACTGCAGCGTCTGGTAACACTGCGCATCAAGAATGGCGAGGTTGCGAACCTGACGCCTCTCGAATCGTGCTCTCAATTGTCTACATTGGAAATCGACAGAATTCCGGTCACGGATCTGTC is drawn from Anatilimnocola floriformis and contains these coding sequences:
- the preA gene encoding NAD-dependent dihydropyrimidine dehydrogenase subunit PreA; the encoded protein is MPTLATTVDGLKLPNPFVIGSGPPGTNGNVIGKAFDEGWGAVIAKTISLDASKVINVQPRYARLRSDSGQIIGWQNIELISDRSFDVWIDEFKRLKDKYPDGCVIASIMEEYNKDRWCEIVERVQATGVAAFELNFSCPHGLPERKMGSAMGQDCALMEEVCRWVMSVAKIPVWAKLTPNITHIDETAIAALRGGCQGVSAINTILSVTSVDLDTLRPEPCVEGYSTPGGYSCVAVKPIALRMVKECAEAIRAHYPDRSLSGIGGIETGADAAQFILLGADTVQVCTGVMKVGYDCVKKMKDDLLAFMDKHKFETISDFKGHSLQYFTTHSDLVKRQAEARAAAKAKTSGVVTKDTEWHGDAFVKQSDALASN
- a CDS encoding NCS1 family nucleobase:cation symporter-1, which translates into the protein MKSTTTTAAAPTIHHADFVELHEDVSHSPLWNADLAPTTLAQRTWSTWHIAALWIGMSVVITTYQLAGGMISAGMTWWQALITILLGNTIVLIPMCLNAHAGTKYGVSFPVLLRSSFGTVGANVPAMLRAIVACGWFGIQTWIGGEAMDVLIGMMFPGWKTLTTELIGLQLHTWLALLLFWGVEVYFIIAGLEQIKHLESWGSPLLLIGGLALLGWCVWKAGGIGPVLEGSVKLQKEQHNFWAIFPLSLTGAVGYWATLSTNIPDFTRYARSQKSQMLGQALGLPTTMTLFAFIGIAVTSATVIIYGYPIPSPVDLMAKFNSIAIVLFATLIIFLAQLTTNLAANVVSPSNDFSNLNPRLISYMTGGLITAVIGMLMMPWKLMGDYFIGVWLVGYSGLMGAIGGIMICDYWVLRRQQLNLKELFEPKGRYSFSGGVNWRAIAALVLGIAPCLPGFLHAATHGKIAPPEFLKVIYQYAWFVTFGLGFVLYWLLMLGHPSVAADLEER
- the hydA gene encoding dihydropyrimidinase — translated: MKTLIKNGRIITATDDYFADVLIDGETVSMIGKNLPVPADKTIDATGKLVIPGSIDPHVHMQLPFGGTVSSDDFESGTRAAAFGGTTSIIDFAIQYHGKTFAETIDDWNAKSEGKCAIDYSYHLAITEYESRHKPEFKKIIDAGITTFKLFMAYPGVFMIDDQTMFRVMQSAGEAGGMTLVHAENGDAITQLINNLLAEGKVEPKYHAQSRPPSMQADGVARAVRVAEVAKAPVFIVHVSCEAAMKELQRSRDEGFPAYGETCTQYLFLDETYYDKPDFEGAKYVFTPPLVGRENIEPLWKGLKLGYLQEVSTDHCPFNFKGQKELGRGDFTKIPNGGPGVEDRLSLVYDGAMKRGFSLNKWVEITSTASAKMFGMFPKKGTIAVGSDADIVLFDPNVERTLSAKTHHMNCDYSLFEGWKIKGNPDVVLSRGKVIVDHGKYTGRAGDGRFIRRGPCAQM
- a CDS encoding aspartate aminotransferase family protein; this translates as MSDAVRKHREFLFPAVAMYYQEPIELVRGEGNYVWDSTGKRYLDAFGGVLTVSVGHANPKVVEAIVNQVKQISHTSTLYASAPQSNLAEKLASIAPADLKKTFFTSSGTEANETAMNAARTATGRLDIITLRHSYSGRSLQTLAGCGQSGWKKIPLPVAGIKHAHAPYCYRCPFGAKDNSNCSLECANDIEELIQTETCGEIAAFMAETIIGSGGFIVPPPGYFERATAIAKKYGGLFIADEVQTAWGRTGQHWWGIEHWNAKPDIMCSAKGMGNGAPVAMTIATPAVADKFPGITFATFGGNPVSMEACRATLSVIEDNNLLENCKVTGAYLGERFKELKEKHPLIGDARGLGMMQALELVLDRKTKTPAPQAVIAVFEECKKRGVLLGKGGVYGNVIRTGLMLNAGKSQVDELVEAIDAGLTVAAKG
- a CDS encoding CoA-acylating methylmalonate-semialdehyde dehydrogenase; translated protein: MSTAAPPAAPPTIPILSGGKWTQSKSTRTSDVFNPSTGQVIAKVPLCSKSEADDVVKAAADAGPAWAATPVVERARVLFKFRELLMQRFDEVARLVTREHGKTLAEARASVQRGVEVVEFACGIPSLLMGQTLPDVARNVDCETVRHPLGVCVGITPFNFPAMVPMWMFPVAICCGNTFVLKPSEKVPLSANFMGELLTEAGLPPGVFNIVHGDKEVVDALLTHELVRAVSFVGSTGIAKYVYEMGTKHGKRVQSAGGAKNHLIIMPDADLDQAVAALQASAFGCAGERCMAGSIAVPVGDVAGRFVDRLCEKASKMTVGPTDTGAEVDMGPLITAAHRDRVAGYLDVAQKEGATVALDGRKDLPTSGFFVRPSVVDMVQPEMQLARDEIFGPVLSVVRANSLEQALAVGKKCPFGNGASIFTNSGYAARQFKQHFNAGMIGINVGVPAPMAWFPFTGWNQSFFGDLHVQGLEGIQFYTQGKTITTRWFATAAESHADPIWRSK
- a CDS encoding Zn-dependent hydrolase; the protein is MLNPARTVVELKELRALTGDENGAQRVAFTETWVKARNWFKEKLKELPVEVHQDAAGNLWATLKGKSSKELLIGGHIDSVPNGGWLDGCLNVVAGLEVLRRIAAEGVPPVTIRLVDWCDEEGARFGRSLFGSSAASGALVPDDVRNLTDRQGVKLVDAVAPHGIDLDRALDAQQELKNAAAYLELHIEQGPVLESLDLPMGVVLGTFGVERHTITFKGQAAHSGSTPMTHRRDALGGVSKLHLAIREIAIEHGGVCTVGKVTTEPGIVTAVVGEATMTLDQRHLDAAALEKMYVAAKAASERIAQDEKIEVNWKTLWRIQPFPFHPRLIELCDAAIQETCGTVHRLPSGPLHDAAEVCRAGVPTIMLFVQSLRGISHNKIEDTREEHLELSVAALDRLATKTIAWLSQ